The following proteins are co-located in the Citrobacter freundii ATCC 8090 = MTCC 1658 = NBRC 12681 genome:
- the wcaL gene encoding colanic acid biosynthesis glycosyltransferase WcaL, which translates to MKIGFFLLKFPLSSETFVLNQITAFIDMGYDVEIVALQKGDLENTHASFNTYRLGEKTRWLLNEPESKLAKLKYRAAAALHGITRAATWKALNVARYGEEARNLILAAICGGNPRAFEADVFIAHFGPAGVTAAKLRELGMIRGKIATVFHGIDVSHRGVLARYTPEYQQLFQRGDLMLPISNLWAGRLKNMGCPPQKIAVSRMGIDMTRFTPRQLKSPTAPLEIISVARLTEKKGLHLAIEACRQLKEQGVSFRYRILGIGPWERRLRTLIEQYQLDGVIEMPGFKPSHQVKEMLEQADVFLLPSITGRDGDMEGIPVALMEAMAVGIPVISTVHSGIPELVESGKSGWLAPENDAQALAERLAAFSLLDSEQVQSIVQCAREKIENEFNQLAINKQLASLLQTM; encoded by the coding sequence ATGAAGATTGGTTTTTTCCTGCTTAAATTTCCGCTCTCCTCCGAGACATTTGTACTCAATCAGATAACCGCATTTATCGATATGGGCTACGACGTGGAGATTGTCGCTTTGCAGAAGGGCGATCTTGAAAATACTCATGCCTCCTTTAATACCTACCGTCTGGGTGAAAAAACTCGCTGGTTGCTGAATGAACCGGAAAGCAAACTGGCGAAACTGAAATATAGGGCAGCGGCGGCTCTGCACGGTATTACCCGCGCAGCGACCTGGAAAGCGCTTAATGTTGCACGCTATGGTGAGGAGGCGCGCAATCTGATTTTGGCAGCTATTTGCGGCGGGAATCCGCGAGCGTTTGAGGCGGATGTTTTTATTGCTCATTTTGGGCCCGCAGGCGTAACGGCCGCCAAGCTGCGTGAGCTTGGGATGATCCGCGGAAAAATCGCCACGGTATTTCATGGGATTGATGTTTCGCACCGGGGCGTTTTGGCCCGCTATACCCCTGAGTATCAGCAGCTGTTTCAACGCGGTGATTTAATGTTGCCCATCAGCAATCTCTGGGCCGGACGGTTAAAAAACATGGGATGTCCGCCGCAAAAAATTGCCGTCTCGCGTATGGGAATCGATATGACACGCTTTACGCCACGCCAGTTGAAATCGCCAACTGCACCGCTGGAAATAATCTCTGTTGCCCGGTTAACCGAGAAAAAAGGACTGCACCTCGCCATCGAAGCTTGTCGTCAGTTAAAAGAGCAGGGCGTTTCATTTCGTTATCGAATTCTGGGTATAGGCCCTTGGGAGCGTCGTTTACGTACGCTGATCGAGCAATATCAACTCGATGGCGTTATTGAGATGCCCGGCTTTAAGCCCAGTCATCAGGTAAAGGAGATGCTTGAACAGGCGGATGTATTTTTGCTGCCTTCGATCACCGGAAGAGACGGCGATATGGAAGGGATCCCGGTGGCACTGATGGAGGCGATGGCGGTGGGTATTCCGGTGATTTCCACCGTTCACAGCGGGATCCCGGAGCTGGTCGAGTCGGGTAAATCAGGCTGGCTGGCACCGGAAAACGACGCGCAGGCACTGGCAGAGCGTTTAGCGGCATTTAGCCTGCTCGACAGTGAGCAGGTACAGTCGATTGTGCAGTGTGCGCGCGAAAAAATTGAAAATGAATTTAATCAGTTAGCTATCAATAAACAGTTAGCCAGTCTGCTGCAAACGATGTAA
- the wcaK gene encoding colanic acid biosynthesis pyruvyl transferase WcaK — translation MKLLILGNHTCGNRGDSAILRGLLDAINALRPETEVDVMSRYPVSSSWLLNRPVMGDPLYLQMKQHNNAAGVMGRVKKVLRRRYQHQVLLSRVTDSGNLRNIAIAQGFTDFVRLLSRYDAIIQVGGSFFVDLYGVPQFEHALCSFMAKKPLYMIGHSVGPFQDEQFNQLANYVFGHCNALILRESVSLDLMKRSAITTDKVETGVDTAWLVDNHHEDFEPGYAVQHWLDMAAKQKTVAITLRELAPFDKRLGTTQQAYEQAFSGVVNRILDEGYQVIALSTCTGIDSYNKDDRMVALNLRQYVNDPARYHVVMDELNDLEMGKILGACDLTVGTRLHSAIISMNFMTPAIAINYEHKSAGIMQQLGLPEMAVDIRHLLDGGLEGKVADTLGQLPELRIRLGDAVMRERERGVRMVQSVLTRIEGDK, via the coding sequence ATGAAATTACTAATTTTAGGCAACCATACCTGCGGGAACCGAGGGGATAGCGCGATCCTGCGCGGTTTGCTGGATGCCATTAACGCGTTGCGTCCCGAGACCGAAGTGGATGTGATGAGCCGTTACCCGGTGAGCTCTTCGTGGTTGTTAAACCGCCCGGTGATGGGCGACCCGCTGTATTTGCAGATGAAGCAACATAACAACGCAGCGGGTGTTATGGGGCGCGTGAAGAAAGTGCTGCGTCGTCGCTATCAGCATCAGGTACTGCTCTCGCGTGTTACCGATTCCGGTAATCTGCGCAATATCGCTATCGCCCAGGGCTTTACCGATTTTGTCCGTCTGCTGTCGCGCTATGACGCCATCATCCAGGTCGGCGGATCGTTCTTTGTCGATCTGTATGGCGTGCCGCAGTTTGAACATGCCCTGTGTTCGTTTATGGCGAAAAAACCGCTGTACATGATTGGTCACAGCGTGGGGCCATTCCAGGATGAGCAGTTTAATCAACTGGCGAACTACGTGTTTGGTCACTGTAATGCGCTAATTTTACGTGAATCCGTCAGTCTGGATCTGATGAAGCGCAGCGCAATTACCACGGATAAAGTCGAAACTGGCGTGGATACGGCCTGGCTGGTTGACAACCATCATGAGGATTTTGAGCCAGGTTATGCGGTACAGCACTGGTTAGACATGGCGGCTAAACAGAAGACCGTTGCCATTACATTGCGTGAGCTGGCTCCTTTTGATAAGCGTCTGGGGACAACGCAGCAGGCCTATGAGCAAGCCTTTTCCGGGGTGGTGAACCGCATCCTCGACGAAGGTTACCAGGTGATAGCGCTGTCAACTTGCACCGGTATTGATAGTTACAACAAAGATGACCGCATGGTGGCGTTAAACCTGCGCCAGTATGTTAACGATCCGGCCCGATATCACGTGGTGATGGATGAACTTAACGATCTGGAGATGGGGAAGATTCTGGGCGCCTGCGATCTGACGGTGGGGACTCGCTTGCATTCTGCCATCATCTCGATGAATTTTATGACGCCTGCCATCGCCATTAACTACGAGCACAAATCGGCCGGGATCATGCAACAACTGGGGTTACCGGAGATGGCTGTTGATATTCGTCATCTTCTCGATGGCGGTCTCGAAGGGAAGGTTGCCGATACTCTCGGACAGTTACCTGAGCTGCGCATACGTCTCGGCGACGCGGTTATGCGCGAACGCGAACGTGGGGTACGCATGGTGCAGTCGGTTTTAACGCGTATTGAGGGGGATAAATGA
- the wzxC gene encoding colanic acid undecaprenyl disphosphate flippase WzxC, producing the protein MSLREKTLNGAKWSAIATVIIIGLGLIQMTVLARIIDNHQFGLLTVSLVIIALADTLSDFGIANSIIQRKEIGYLELTTLYWLNVGLGIVVCVAMFLLSETIAHVLNNPELAPLIKTLSLAFVVIPHGQQFRALMQKELAFNKIGMIETSSVLAGFTFTVVSAHFWPLALTAILGYLVNSTLRTLLFGYFGRRIYRPGLHFSLASVSSNLRFGAWLTADSIINYINTNLSTLVLARTLGAGVAGGFNLAWNVAVVPPIKLNPIITRVLFPAFAKIQDDSEKLRVNFYKLLSVVGIINFPALLGLMVVSNNVVPLVFGDKWNGIIPVLQLLCIVGLLRSVGNPIGSLLMAKARVDISFKFNVFKTFLFIPAIFIGGHLAGAIGVTLGFLLVQVINTILSYFVMIKPVLGSSYRQYMLSLWLPLYLSLPTLVVSYVLGLTLRNLMPLSALLGIQIAAGALVFALMIVLSRHPLVVEIKRQLCRSEKMKTLLRAG; encoded by the coding sequence ATGAGCTTACGAGAAAAAACGCTTAATGGCGCAAAGTGGTCGGCGATTGCCACGGTGATCATTATTGGGCTCGGACTTATTCAGATGACCGTCCTGGCGCGAATTATTGATAACCACCAGTTCGGGTTGTTAACCGTGTCGCTGGTGATCATAGCGCTGGCCGATACACTGTCGGATTTCGGTATCGCCAACTCAATTATTCAACGCAAAGAGATTGGTTATCTGGAGCTGACAACGCTGTACTGGCTCAACGTTGGGCTGGGTATCGTGGTATGCGTGGCGATGTTTCTGCTGAGCGAGACGATTGCCCATGTGCTCAATAACCCAGAACTGGCACCGCTCATCAAAACCTTATCACTGGCGTTTGTGGTGATACCGCACGGGCAGCAGTTTCGCGCGCTGATGCAAAAAGAGCTGGCCTTCAACAAAATTGGCATGATTGAAACCAGTTCGGTGCTGGCTGGATTTACCTTTACCGTGGTCAGCGCCCATTTCTGGCCGCTCGCGCTGACGGCCATTCTTGGGTATCTGGTGAATAGTACGCTACGTACGCTGCTGTTCGGCTATTTTGGCCGCCGGATTTACCGACCCGGGCTGCATTTTTCGCTGGCATCCGTTTCGTCGAACCTGCGTTTTGGCGCATGGCTGACGGCAGACAGCATCATCAATTACATCAATACCAACCTTTCCACGCTGGTTTTAGCTCGCACGTTGGGAGCTGGCGTGGCGGGCGGATTCAATCTCGCCTGGAACGTGGCGGTTGTCCCGCCGATCAAACTGAACCCGATTATCACCCGCGTGCTGTTTCCGGCGTTTGCCAAAATCCAGGACGACAGCGAAAAACTACGGGTGAATTTTTACAAGCTGCTGTCAGTGGTTGGGATTATCAACTTCCCAGCGCTACTGGGACTGATGGTGGTGTCGAATAACGTGGTGCCGCTGGTATTCGGCGATAAGTGGAACGGCATTATTCCAGTCCTGCAATTGTTGTGCATTGTGGGTTTGCTGCGATCCGTGGGGAATCCAATAGGATCGCTCTTGATGGCGAAAGCCCGGGTCGATATCAGCTTCAAATTCAATGTTTTCAAAACCTTTCTGTTTATTCCTGCCATTTTCATTGGCGGTCATCTGGCAGGGGCGATTGGCGTGACGCTGGGCTTTCTGTTGGTCCAGGTGATTAACACGATCCTCAGCTACTTCGTGATGATCAAACCTGTTCTTGGCTCCAGCTACCGTCAGTACATGCTCAGCCTGTGGCTGCCGTTGTATCTCTCCTTACCAACCCTTGTGGTGAGCTATGTGTTGGGCTTAACCCTGCGTAACCTGATGCCATTAAGCGCGCTGCTGGGGATCCAGATAGCGGCAGGAGCACTGGTGTTTGCGCTAATGATTGTGCTGTCGCGCCATCCGCTGGTGGTGGAAATAAAACGCCAACTCTGTCGCAGTGAAAAAATGAAAACCTTGCTCCGTGCGGGATAA
- the wcaJ gene encoding undecaprenyl-phosphate glucose phosphotransferase, whose amino-acid sequence MTHLKKRERAKTNASLISMVQRFSDITIMFGGLWVICELSGLPFLYMHLLVALITLVVFQMLGGITDFYRSWRGVKMTTELVLLLQNWTLSLIFCAGLIAFNNDFDNRLAVWLAWYLLSSVGLVLSRSFIRYGAGWLRNRGYNTRRVAVAGDLPAGQMLLDSFRHEPWLGFEVAGIYHDPIPGKNSRDWAGNLQQLVDDAKASRIHNVYIAMSMSDGASVKKLVRELADTTCSVILIPDVFTFNILHSRIEEMNGIPVVPLYDTPLSGINRLLKRAEDIVLASLILLLISPVLCGIALLVKLTSKGPVIFRQTRYGMDGKPIKVWKFRSMKVMENDAVVTQATQNDPRVTPVGNFLRRTSLDELPQFINVLTGGMSIVGPRPHAVAHNEQYRQLIEGYMLRHKVKPGITGWAQINGWRGETDTLEKMEKRVEFDLEYIREWSVWFDIKIVFLTIFKGFVNKAAY is encoded by the coding sequence ATGACACATCTAAAGAAGCGCGAGCGCGCCAAAACCAATGCGTCGTTAATTTCGATGGTGCAACGCTTTTCAGATATCACCATCATGTTTGGCGGGTTGTGGGTAATCTGCGAATTAAGCGGTTTGCCTTTCCTGTACATGCACCTGCTGGTGGCGTTGATCACGCTGGTCGTTTTTCAGATGCTCGGTGGCATAACGGATTTTTATCGATCCTGGCGTGGTGTCAAAATGACCACTGAGCTGGTGCTGTTGCTGCAAAACTGGACGCTAAGCCTGATTTTTTGCGCAGGTCTGATCGCCTTTAATAATGATTTTGATAACCGTCTCGCCGTCTGGCTGGCGTGGTATCTGCTATCCAGCGTTGGCCTGGTGTTGAGTCGTTCGTTTATTCGCTACGGCGCGGGATGGCTGCGTAATCGCGGTTACAACACTCGCCGGGTGGCAGTGGCAGGGGACCTGCCTGCCGGACAAATGCTGCTGGACAGCTTTCGCCATGAACCGTGGCTGGGGTTTGAAGTTGCAGGTATCTATCACGACCCTATCCCTGGAAAAAACTCCCGCGACTGGGCCGGTAATCTGCAACAACTGGTGGATGACGCCAAAGCCTCACGCATTCATAACGTTTATATCGCCATGTCGATGAGCGATGGTGCCAGCGTCAAAAAATTAGTGCGCGAGCTGGCCGATACCACCTGTTCAGTGATCCTTATTCCTGATGTCTTTACCTTCAACATTCTGCATTCACGGATTGAAGAGATGAACGGCATTCCGGTGGTGCCGCTGTATGACACGCCACTCTCGGGAATTAATCGTCTGTTGAAGCGCGCGGAAGATATCGTGCTGGCTTCACTGATCCTGCTACTTATTTCCCCGGTGCTGTGTGGCATAGCACTACTGGTAAAACTGACCTCCAAAGGACCGGTGATTTTCCGCCAGACTCGCTATGGCATGGATGGGAAGCCGATCAAAGTCTGGAAGTTTCGCTCAATGAAAGTGATGGAAAACGATGCGGTGGTGACGCAGGCCACGCAAAACGATCCGCGCGTTACTCCTGTGGGGAATTTCCTGCGTCGGACGTCGCTTGATGAACTGCCGCAGTTTATTAACGTGCTCACCGGGGGGATGTCTATCGTCGGACCACGTCCGCATGCGGTGGCGCATAACGAACAGTACCGCCAACTGATTGAGGGATACATGTTACGCCATAAGGTGAAACCGGGTATTACCGGCTGGGCGCAAATCAACGGCTGGCGCGGTGAAACCGATACGCTGGAAAAAATGGAGAAACGTGTGGAGTTTGACCTCGAATACATTCGCGAGTGGAGCGTGTGGTTCGATATCAAAATTGTTTTTCTGACGATATTCAAAGGCTTTGTTAACAAAGCGGCGTATTAA
- the cpsG gene encoding colanic acid biosynthesis phosphomannomutase CpsG — MTKLTCFKAYDIRGRLGEELNEDIAWRIGRAYGEFLKPKTIVLGGDVRLTSKTLKLALAKGLQDAGVDVLDIGMSGTEEIYFATFHLGIDGGIEVTASHNPMDYNGMKLVREGARPISGDTGLRDVQRLAEANDFPAVDETKRGRYQRITTRDAYIDHLQGYINPAKLKPMKLVLNSGNGAAGPVVDAIEARFKTLGVPVEFIKIHNTPDGNFPNGIPNPLLPECRADTRNAVIEHGADMGIAFDGDFDRCFLFDEKGQFIEGYYIVGLLAEAFLEKNPGAKIIHDPRLSWNTVDVVTAAGGKPVMSKTGHAFIKERMRHEDAIYGGEMSAHHYFRDFAYCDSGMIPWLLVAELLCLKGQSLGELVRDRMVAYPASGEINSTLAEPAAAIARVEQHFSREALTVDRTDGISMSFVDWRFNLRSSNTEPVVRLNVESRGDIPLMEARTRTLLALLNQ; from the coding sequence ATGACGAAATTAACCTGTTTCAAAGCCTACGATATTCGCGGCAGGCTGGGCGAAGAATTGAATGAAGATATCGCGTGGCGTATTGGCCGCGCTTACGGCGAGTTCCTGAAGCCAAAAACGATTGTCCTCGGCGGTGATGTGCGCCTGACCAGCAAGACGCTAAAGCTGGCGCTGGCGAAAGGACTACAGGATGCGGGGGTGGATGTGCTGGATATTGGGATGTCGGGTACCGAAGAGATTTATTTTGCCACCTTCCACCTGGGTATTGACGGCGGTATTGAAGTGACCGCCAGCCATAATCCGATGGATTACAACGGCATGAAGCTGGTGCGGGAAGGGGCACGGCCCATCAGCGGTGATACCGGTCTGCGCGACGTACAGCGCCTGGCGGAAGCCAACGACTTCCCGGCGGTTGATGAGACAAAACGTGGCCGCTACCAGCGTATTACTACCCGTGATGCCTACATTGACCACCTGCAGGGTTACATCAATCCCGCCAAACTGAAACCGATGAAGCTGGTGCTCAATTCCGGCAACGGCGCGGCAGGTCCGGTGGTTGACGCCATTGAAGCCCGTTTTAAAACATTGGGCGTGCCGGTCGAGTTCATCAAAATCCACAATACGCCGGATGGCAACTTCCCCAACGGTATTCCCAATCCTCTGCTGCCGGAATGTCGGGCTGACACGCGCAACGCGGTGATTGAACACGGCGCAGATATGGGGATTGCCTTCGACGGTGATTTTGACCGCTGCTTCCTGTTCGATGAAAAAGGTCAGTTCATTGAGGGTTACTACATTGTCGGCCTGCTGGCGGAGGCGTTTCTGGAGAAGAATCCGGGGGCGAAGATTATCCACGATCCGCGCCTGTCCTGGAACACCGTGGACGTGGTGACGGCGGCAGGCGGTAAACCGGTGATGTCAAAAACCGGACACGCGTTTATCAAAGAGCGGATGCGCCATGAAGATGCCATTTATGGTGGCGAGATGAGCGCGCATCACTATTTTCGCGACTTTGCTTACTGCGACAGCGGGATGATCCCGTGGCTGCTGGTGGCGGAGCTGCTGTGTCTGAAAGGGCAGTCGCTGGGCGAACTGGTCCGCGACCGGATGGTGGCCTACCCGGCGAGTGGTGAAATAAACAGTACGCTGGCAGAGCCGGCGGCAGCGATTGCGCGCGTGGAGCAGCATTTTTCCCGTGAGGCACTGACGGTAGACAGAACGGACGGTATCAGCATGTCGTTTGTCGACTGGCGCTTCAATTTACGCTCTTCCAATACCGAACCGGTGGTGCGCCTGAACGTGGAATCGCGCGGAGATATTCCGTTGATGGAAGCGCGAACGCGCACTCTTCTGGCGTTACTGAATCAGTAA
- the cpsB gene encoding mannose-1-phosphate guanyltransferase, translated as MSQSKLFPVVMAGGSGSRLWPLSRVLYPKQFLCLKGDLTMLQTTICRLNGVECESPVVICNEQHRFIVAEQLRQLHKLTENIILEPAGRNTAPAIALAALAAKRQSPEEDPLLLVLAADHMIADEEAFREAVRNAMPYASAGKLVTFGIVPDQPETGYGYIRRGVVSPTNTDAVAFEVAQFVEKPNLETAQAYVANGDYYWNSGMFLFRAGRYLEELEKYRPDILEACVNAMSTVDPDLDFIRVDEQAFLACPEESVDYAVMERTADAVVMPMNAGWSDVGSWSSLWEISAHTAEGNVHHGDVISHKTENSYVYAESGLVTTVGVKDLVVVQTKDAVLIADRNAVQDVKKVVEQIKADGRHEHHIHREVYRPWGKYDSIDAGDRYQVKRITVKPGEGLSVQMHHHRAEHWVVVAGTAKVTINDDIKLLAENESVYIPLGATHCLENPGKIPLDLIEVRSGSYLDEDDVVRFADRYGRA; from the coding sequence ATGAGTCAAAGCAAACTCTTTCCGGTAGTGATGGCCGGTGGCTCGGGTAGCCGTTTATGGCCTCTGTCCCGCGTATTGTATCCAAAGCAGTTCCTGTGCCTGAAAGGTGATCTCACTATGCTGCAGACAACGATCTGTCGTCTGAACGGCGTGGAGTGTGAAAGCCCGGTGGTTATCTGTAATGAACAACACCGTTTCATCGTCGCGGAACAGCTACGGCAACTGCACAAGCTGACTGAGAACATTATTCTCGAACCCGCCGGACGTAACACGGCACCGGCGATAGCGCTGGCCGCACTGGCGGCAAAACGTCAAAGCCCGGAGGAAGATCCGCTGCTGCTGGTATTGGCGGCCGATCACATGATTGCCGACGAAGAGGCATTTCGCGAGGCGGTTCGCAATGCTATGCCCTATGCCAGTGCGGGTAAGCTGGTGACGTTTGGTATCGTGCCGGACCAGCCGGAAACGGGCTATGGCTATATCCGACGTGGCGTGGTTTCGCCAACGAATACCGACGCCGTGGCGTTCGAAGTGGCGCAGTTTGTTGAAAAACCCAATCTGGAAACCGCGCAGGCTTATGTGGCGAACGGCGATTACTACTGGAACAGCGGCATGTTCTTGTTCCGCGCCGGACGTTACCTGGAAGAACTGGAAAAGTACCGCCCCGACATTCTTGAGGCTTGTGTGAATGCCATGAGTACGGTCGACCCCGATCTCGATTTTATCCGCGTTGATGAACAGGCGTTTCTCGCCTGTCCGGAAGAGTCTGTGGACTATGCGGTAATGGAACGTACGGCCGATGCGGTGGTAATGCCCATGAACGCAGGCTGGAGCGATGTTGGCTCCTGGTCATCGCTGTGGGAAATCAGCGCCCATACCGCCGAAGGCAATGTGCATCATGGCGACGTCATTAGCCACAAAACGGAGAACAGCTACGTGTATGCCGAATCTGGCCTGGTGACGACCGTCGGGGTGAAGGACCTGGTGGTGGTGCAGACCAAAGATGCGGTGCTGATAGCCGATCGCAACGCGGTGCAGGACGTCAAAAAAGTGGTGGAGCAAATTAAAGCTGACGGACGACATGAACACCATATTCACCGTGAAGTTTACCGTCCGTGGGGCAAGTACGACTCCATTGATGCCGGAGACCGTTACCAGGTGAAGCGAATTACCGTTAAACCCGGTGAAGGATTGTCCGTGCAGATGCATCATCACCGGGCTGAACACTGGGTGGTGGTGGCCGGTACCGCGAAAGTGACGATCAATGATGACATCAAACTGCTCGCTGAAAACGAGTCTGTCTATATTCCGCTTGGGGCGACCCATTGTCTGGAGAATCCCGGGAAAATCCCGCTCGATCTGATTGAAGTGCGCTCCGGATCTTACCTCGATGAGGATGATGTGGTGCGGTTTGCGGACAGATACGGGCGTGCCTGA